The nucleotide sequence aaaaaatgggaaataaactaaaatatttgcaaaaggaAATTGCAGcaatttgtttataattttttccgatttttaaaCCAGAAGTGCATTCTGTGAATCTCTCGAACAACAAGCTGATAAAGCTTACCCCATCTTTTTCTACTTTGCtaattatctaatttttttaCCCGCCTCTTCAGATTCAAGGTGAAACTGACCCCGGGAACCGGAAGACGTGGAAAAGCATCGAAAATGGCCGTGATGATCTTCCAGAAGGACAAGAACTGCTCCACCAGGGAGAAGGATCTGCTGAAAAGCGTCAAGGAGGAGATGATTGCGAGGAATATCCCGGGGAAAGTCAAGCTGTCGGCCCCTCAGCTGCAGAAATTCAAAAAGTAGCAATTTTTACCGCCACGCACATTGATTTTCCTCGTGAATTTGCTGAAATATATTATGAAATTATCAAATAATTGatgaaattgctttttttttgctcgGCATGGCAAGCTAAGTGACCGTTGGGAGGGGTAAATTTCAAAAACTGCCAAGGTCGACTGATTTTGTGCTGTGTAATCGTGGCCTCAGTGTGTCACAGAATCTCGAGGCGAGTGCACGTGAGGGGTGTTTTGTGCGACAATTTGTGGTGTTTCTGGTGAGAAAAGTGGCCAGAGGAGCACCTGGAAGAGTGGAAAATGCTCAGGGAGAGCAGAAAATGAGTGACAGAGTGCAAGTGAAAGTGCTGTTCTTCGCAAAGTGCCGTGAAATTGCTGGTGTTGGTACTGTTTTGCATTCCCTACCGCCCAGAGTTGATCATCAGAGTCTTCTAGATGAGATTTGTGATAAGTTCGGATTGGGAGACATCCGGGAGAATCTAATTGTGGCTGTTAATGAGGAGTACTGCTCAAAGGATTCAGGGGAAATCATTGAAATCAAGGAAGGAGACGAAATTGCCATAATCCCGCCAATTTCTGGAGGCTAGGAATTTCTTGGCAGATCTCACGATGGATTTCCTGAAGCTGACCAAGGATAAATTAGTTGTAAGCGACTTGAGTGATCTTGTGGCTCATGAAAGCTGCGGAGCCATTTCCTTGTTTGTCGGAACCACTCGAGACTACTTTGAAGATAAGAAGGTAATTGCCAGAAGATTCTCTTTCAGTACAGGGCTACGGCCAGGGGTGAATTGGGGGTAGATGTAGAATTTGTTTCCCTCGGGCgatcaaaatttaaagaaacacACTAATAGAATTAGTtcacaaatgttttttttttataatttagttttataactcataaaattgaaatataataaataattcataaacaagaaataaaaaggtaaaaaaattataaatcgtTAGCCAAATcaacatttgtcgtaacttcatttttgcgatttttaggtattatatacatatttagaatcggcgtaattttgtttattaacactttaaactaaacccgagccaaaaaatcacgtaaaataccaaactggcataaaatgccagtgcagatattctccacaaaaaacaatttttcgatAGTTTTTCTTTCCGTAAGACGtctacagcagttctaggactcataaattattttttcaataaatattttcccatttttcttgtcatttttatataaattttgtgaaaattgacaaaaaatgccaaagtgaatttttatagaatttcgtaacaaaaaggcaatttctattgaatttccttttttcTAGCAATTTGGCAAGGATCTTAGAAcacatatctatatattttcctgtaaaattttcaaattctcatatatagtttgtgcttttgtttaagaaaattttatgtgaaattccaacagggaatcgaaaaagaaaaacaaagcgaaaagtgaattttcaccttatttttttacattaccattctacaacaattctaggtcttataagggaagagcaccccggatcggaatgttaagagacattctcgatatttagttgaaaatataagcgtcaaaatactattttgtatttttgtacatgctaattggtatattagtgatcaatttaactatatctgtgcatttgaatttttagtttttacaataaattaataaaaattaggtgtaattgcaaacttgcgatgtgtacctcggatcgtcacgaattcaaTCAGGAGTCTcacggaaatttgattttataaattaaatcagagctaatgcagtgcattcttgtaagagttaaatggtaaaatgtagctaataatttttaaaaattcatttgatttggagcaacaatatggtaataatctgacgatccgaggaacactgccgatcgctggtactcttcccttattacttaatttttaataagtattttaacattttcacgtattataagccattcaaatgtccatttcagATGCCAACTCCACataaaaaaggtggcattttacgccaatttggtattctacgcccattttttggtttttctccattattttaaataataaaaaagttatcaacaatttttttctattaaacgaaagctaattaaattctctatacattagtgttatcactttagcataatattgaatagaatttctactatgaagctccaaacttaaaattggagtaaaatgccactttgggttttaaagtgttaggGAAATACTCTTCATTGATCCATTTCTACAtcgattttaagaattttaacgGACTTAGGCAGTGAGGTACTAAAACGTTGTAGTAAATAAGTATCTTTCCTAAGAAGAAATTGCGTCttacaaaaaagaaacaaaatttaGACCAAAAAAGCTTTTTAAGTTTTACTAGAAAAAGTCGGCATactattttaatgattttaagtgGTTTAGATAGTGCATAAActgttttaatcaatttttaaggttattaatataatctttttttaataataataataatatatttattcacaataataggatcatcccttttacaattgtaaaagaaaaaaaaagaaaataacaaaaataaaaaagagaattaaaaatgaaaataaggagaaataaagagagagaaaaagaaagaaaaagtgtTTCCACTCTTAAGCTTCTCAGGCCTCTATTTGAAGAAATTGGTTTTTAAAAggataattgataaaaaaaatggcttcaattttctcttgaaatttttggaagGTTTCCACGAGATTCTTTTGTGTTTAAAATTCACCATATATTTccacatttcaatttttctgatctCAAATTTATTCGAATAGACAAGAACATTTTCCGTAAAATAAATTCTTCagagacatttttcaattttttggcaAGGATATTAGGTGAAAAGAcgaattaaaaattatgaaaaatgagACGTTTTTATATGTTATTGTTTGAAAATCTAATTTGAACTTACTTTTAACGAATCCGGCGTATTTTTTTAACTCAAGACAACTTACTAAAGACAACCAGGAATTCCTTCCCTTGGAATAATCCCAGCTAAATGtatgaaaaattgaatgaaaattctcTTTAGACTcttaaaaatattgttctttttttcttttttctgcaAATATTCATGACTTCATTTTGCTAATTGAATCGCGAATTTATTCCTTTTGTATGACTAAGATGACTAATTAGCAGTTATAATGttgtttttcctaaaaaaaaactgatgtaTCTTTAATTATCGTTTAAAAATCAAACGTATCTCTGCACTTAAATTGCCAATGTTGTAGTAAAAACtagaaataatattaatatcatTAATAAATTGATTATTATACATTACAGTAATGAGAATTTCTCTATCAACCTTAAAAAGTTACTTAAATGAACTAATGTAACtcatttaaaatacaatttttaggcGAAAAAAAATCTGCGGGATCCAAGATTTGATACCGAATTTTTTAATTGCTAATatatcacattaaaattattctaGTTCTCCAAGACTGAAAGAACATCAAttctgaaagttttttttttaacataatcgagatagaaattattttattataatttttttcgttttttttttatcaaaacgatttttttttatttttcctaaaattgaattttaaaaattaaaaattaaaaaaattacgtttcggcaatatcacaatttttactatttctttaaaattcaaataaatttaaaatgtctaaTAAAAGTTAGTTAGAGCGTTATAAAAATTTTCCCCGGGCGCTGTGTTGCCTAAGTCCGCCCCTGTTCCAACACCAATCGAAATGATAGCAGAGTTTATCATTTCCAATTCAGGTTATCTCATTGGAATACGAAGCTTATGAACCCATGGCGCTTAAAACGTTGAAGAACATCTGCCAAGACATTCGCTCCCGCTGGCCACAGGTCAAGAACATCGGGATTTACCATCGTCTTGGCGAGGTAGCAGTCAAAGAAGCCAGCGTTGTCATCGCCATCAGTTCTCCGCATCGCAAAGATGGGATCGAAGCCACGGCTTTTGCCATTGAGGAGCTGAAAAAGCAAGTTCCGATCTGGAAGAAGGAGCAGTATCTGGAGAGTCAAGGTACATGGAAGGAGAACAGGGAGTGTAGCTGGTCCAGCACAAAGTGCAATGGCAATTTACCAATTCAATAGGGgctcaaaaaaaatcttcaattaaAGATTAAAGCAATTTCTGGGTGCAATTAATTCTGTGAAAATGAGGTTTCAagattaaaagatttttcctcacaaaatgcCTTTCTTCTTCCTGCCTTTCTTTCAGCCAAAACGGAACGGAGGACCGGGAGAAAAATTGATTTCCGCGAGTGTCCCGTTGAGGGAGTCGATGTTCCGAAGCATTTGGTGCAGATTGGCACAAATCACGAGGAGATATCGCGTCGCATTGAGATGTTTATTGAGCGGAAACGACAAGAAGTCAATACGAGCAATATTGAAGATTTTATCGAAGGAGACGTTTCAGAGTCTTGTGCTCGGGTTAAGTGCACGGTTTTCCGCGTTAAGGACTCCAAGGGGCATCTCAAGGGtaagttttgtatttttttaagtaaagtagaaaaatttaaatggaaatttatttatttatttatttatttattgaaatacgtttttattgattttttgtttgaattttttttattgaatttattgaaattgaaatattgaaatatttattgaaaatttattgaaataaaccGAAACGTTTGTTAAATTTTCGTCGTCTTCGTCAGCTGGCGTCGTAactaaaatttggaaatttaatCCTCTTTCTACTTTGAAGTTCTCGCATTTTTGTCTTATCTATATTAGATTttgtttttgagaaattaaagaataaagactaaatattttataaggtattgtttttcgaaaaatatatttttaaggtACATCACCAGTTCAAGTTACGCCCTTTGAGGATATTCTCAATATTCGCAAAGAAAAAGCAGTAATTaatcacaaaatattcaaaatatttgcttaatatttaaaaataatccaagaataacaatatttgtaaaaaaagaaaatgcaaaacATCGTAATATtcttgcaaaattaaaaaaatatgttatgtTCAGGAAGTATTCGCGAAGTTCatcaataaatcaaaaatcataaaattattttaaaaagaagctagaaatattataattaataaaatattccgaATAACCattcagtatttttaaaagaaatgctaaacatttttattagcaataaaaataaataaataaagaaaacagtgacaaagcgtcctagctttgcTTCAGAATTTTCAGTGATTCGTTCTTCTGAGGAAATTGTACAGTTCGCATAAAATTTAACTGTTTTCAGGAAATTCTACTGTTTGTAaggaaatttactgtttttaagacaatttactgttctcaggaaATTGTACTGTTTTTAAGGAAATTTGCTGTATTCAGGAACTTTTACTGtttgcagaaaattttattgtttacaGGACATTTAACTAttcccaaaatatttaaatgtttgtagaataattttactgttctcagaaaATTTTAGTCTTTGCAGAACATTGTTCTGttctcagaaaattttactgtttgcaGCACATTTTACTGTTTGTAGAACATGTTCTCAGggttttcaggaaattttagtctttgcagaaaattttattgttctgaTGAAGTTTTActgtttttaagaaaatttactgtcttcaggaaattttacttttcactagaaaatttactgctttttggaaattttacgGTTCTCGGGAAATTTACTTGTTTGCAGAAGATTTTACTCTTCTGCAAACAAGTATTAGAATAGTTTGTTAGAATATGTAAATGtttatagaataattttactgttctcaggaaACTACTCTGCAGATCATTTTACTGTTCGCAAAACATTTTTCTGTTCTCAGGAAATTTTACCGTTTGCAGGACATTTGGCCTCAGGTTTTAGTGTA is from Phlebotomus papatasi isolate M1 chromosome 1, Ppap_2.1, whole genome shotgun sequence and encodes:
- the LOC129800093 gene encoding molybdopterin synthase sulfur carrier subunit, with product MSDRVQVKVLFFAKCREIAGVGTVLHSLPPRVDHQSLLDEICDKFGLGDIRENLIVAVNEEYCSKDSGEIIEIKEGDEIAIIPPISGG
- the LOC129800092 gene encoding molybdopterin synthase catalytic subunit isoform X1; translation: MDFLKLTKDKLVVSDLSDLVAHESCGAISLFVGTTRDYFEDKKVISLEYEAYEPMALKTLKNICQDIRSRWPQVKNIGIYHRLGEVAVKEASVVIAISSPHRKDGIEATAFAIEELKKQVPIWKKEQYLESQAKTERRTGRKIDFRECPVEGVDVPKHLVQIGTNHEEISRRIEMFIERKRQEVNTSNIEDFIEGDVSESCARVKCTVFRVKDSKGHLKVRRVQNEFGPQTLSENYTKLFTKLQESPSHGSSETKEAPSTENIKDFGVKERLSDMEKHLALTSVQSGNVFQRIKALEDRILYLESISPEYIHFLERKSQKPGEKREVKRKRIYSIQCIDDFIAELEENP
- the LOC129800092 gene encoding molybdopterin synthase catalytic subunit isoform X2 — its product is MDFLKLTKDKLVVSDLSDLVAHESCGAISLFVGTTRDYFEDKKVISLEYEAYEPMALKTLKNICQDIRSRWPQVKNIGIYHRLGEVAVKEASVVIAISSPHRKDGIEATAFAIEELKKQVPIWKKEQYLESQGTWKENRESKTERRTGRKIDFRECPVEGVDVPKHLVQIGTNHEEISRRIEMFIERKRQEVNTSNIEDFIEGDVSESCARVKCTVFRVKDSKGHLKVRRVQNEFGPQTLSENYTKLFTKLQESPSHGSSETKEAPSTENIKDFGVKERLSDMEKHLALTSVQSGNVFQRIKALEDRILYLESISPEYIHFLERKSQKPGEKREVKRKRIYSIQCIDDFIAELEENP